AGAGGCGAGGATCTGTGAATTGGGCTCGAGGCTCACGTTGATGGGAACGACCCGCATGGCCGCTTGCGGCAGGAGCGCTTCGTACACCTTGCTCTGCTCCTCCCACTCCGTGCGGGTGTATTCCTTCCACAGGTCGAGCATCTTGGGGGGCGGGTCGTGCATGACCGCGGTGGCGTCGTGGAACTGCAAGACATGCCGCACGCGGTAGTAGCGGATGCCGTCCGGTTTCTTGGATTTGAAGAGCAGGCCTTTGCGGAACAGCCCATCGATCATCGTGCCGATCCGGGCTGTGTCGATGCCGGTCCTCTGCGCCAGTTCCTCGGCCGTGGCCGGCGGCGCGGCGGCGAGGACAAGCTTGGCCTCGCTTTCATCGAGGAGCGTTTCGAAGAGGCGCGAAACCACCTTGGATTCCCCCGCGCCGATCTGCTCCGCCAGCTGGGTGTAGAGTGTCTTGTCCTGCATCGCCGTCTCCTTCCGATCTGCGCCCGTGGGCGCTCCATCTCTACAAGAAGCCGTAAGAAATCAACACCAACGGAGGACGCTTCAGCCATGACAAAAGAGCCAAGGCCCCCTGACCTTGGTCAGGTCGGGGCCTCCGCGGTCTGCGCCGCCCGCCTTTCTTGTATTGAGTCGGAGCCGGTGTTAGGAACCATCGCATGCCGGATTACCGTCGCCGTGCGACCCGCGACGCGATGAGTGTGCGGCTCGACGTCAACGGCATGATGGCGGACGCCATCGGCCAGGCAGGCGTTGCGCGGGATGACGTAGAGGGACTGCAGACGCGTGCGGCGCAGATCGCCGGCACGTTGAAAGCACAACGTGCGGCCGGCGCGTTACCCTTCTACGACTTGCCGTACCAAAAAGAAGCCCTGGCGCTGACCAAAGCCTTGGCCGCCGACGTGCGTGGCGAGTGTGACACGCTCGTCGTCCTCGGGATCGGGGGCTCAGCGCTCGGCACCAAGACGTTGGTTGCCGCCCTCGGCGAGACCACACCGCGCGTGCTGGTGGCCGACAACGTCGACCCGTGGAGCTTCGGACATCTGCTCGACGGGCTCGACCTGACGCGGACCACCTTCAACGTGATCAGCAAATCGGGCGAGACCGGTGAGACGATGGCGCAGTTTCTCATCGTCCGCGACCTGCTGCTGCGCCAGCTCGGAGCGGTCGACTACAAGAAACGCGTCGTTGTCAGCACCGACGCCGAGAAGGGGGCGCTGCGTCAGGTCGTTCACGACGAAGGCTTTCGGGACCTCGTCATTCCCGCGGGCGTCGGTGGCCGCTTCTCCGTACTCACCACCGTCGGTTTGTTTCCCGCCGCCGTGGCGGGCCTGCGCGTCGATGAGCTGCTCGCCGGCGCGGCCTGGATGGATACGCGGTGTGAGGTGGCGGACCTGTGGCGGCATCCGGCCCATTTGCTGGCGACGTTGCTGTATCTCGCCGACACCCATCACAAGCAGAACATCGTCGTCATGATGCCGTACAGCGATCGGCTGCAGTCGTTTGCCGCATGGTTCGCCCAGCTCTGGGCCGAGAGTCTCGGGAAAGCACGCGGCGTGGATGGCTCGGCGGTTCACACCGGCCAGACTCCGGTCGCCGCCGTCGGCGCCACGGATCAGCATTCGCAACTGCAGCTGTACGCGGAGGGGCCGGCGGACAAGGTGATCGTCATGCTGCGGGTCGAAGACCATGGACGTGAACTGCCCGTTCCTTCGGCCTACGCCGACCTGGAGAGCATCGGCTATCTCGGCGGTACCGGTCTGGGCCAGCTGCTGAATCTCGAGCAGCAGGCCACCGAGCTGGCGCTGGTGAAACAGCAACGCCCCGTCATTACGGTCACCGTACCGCAGATCAACGCCTTCACGCTGGGGCAACTGTTCTATCTCTTCGAAGCGGCGGTCGTGTTCGCCGGCGGGTTGTATCGCATCAATCCGCTCGACCAGCCGGGCGTCGAGGAGAGCAAGCGCTTCACCTATGGATTGGTCGGCCGCAAAGGGTTCGAAGCCAAGCGGGCGGAAGTCGAAGCCTGGCGCGCGCGCAAGCGCGGCGACTACGTCCTCTGACATCTATGCAGGCTACAGCGGAACCGAGCGGGCGCGTACGGCTGCTGCCGCCCGAAGTGGCGGACAAAATCGCCGCCGGCGAAGTGGTGGAGCGGCCGGCTTCCATCGTCAAGGAACTGGTTGAAAACTCCATCGACGCCGGCGCCCGGCACATCCGCATCGAGTTGGAAGACGCCGGCATCGGCTTGATCGCCGTGGGCGACGACGGCGAGGGCATGCAGGCGGATGATGCCGTCCGGGCCTTTGCCCGCCACGCCACCAGCAAGGTGACCAGCGTCGACGATCTGTTTCACATCACCACCCTGGGATTTCGCGGTGAGGCCTTGGCGAGCATCGCCGCGGTGTCGACCACCACACTCATCACCCGCCGCCCAGGCGATTTGAACGGCACGCAAGTGCTCGTGCGCGGGGGCAAGGTCGAAGAGGTCCGTGCCGCCGGCACGGCCCCCGGTACCCGCGTCGAGGTCGTCGACCTGTTCGCCAACACACCGGCGCGACGTAAGTTTCTGAAAGCGCCGGCTACGGAAGTGGGGCACGTCACCGAGCTGGTGACCCGCACGGCCT
The sequence above is drawn from the Candidatus Binatia bacterium genome and encodes:
- a CDS encoding glucose-6-phosphate isomerase (catalyzes the formation of D-fructose 6-phosphate from D-glucose 6-phosphate), with amino-acid sequence MPDYRRRATRDAMSVRLDVNGMMADAIGQAGVARDDVEGLQTRAAQIAGTLKAQRAAGALPFYDLPYQKEALALTKALAADVRGECDTLVVLGIGGSALGTKTLVAALGETTPRVLVADNVDPWSFGHLLDGLDLTRTTFNVISKSGETGETMAQFLIVRDLLLRQLGAVDYKKRVVVSTDAEKGALRQVVHDEGFRDLVIPAGVGGRFSVLTTVGLFPAAVAGLRVDELLAGAAWMDTRCEVADLWRHPAHLLATLLYLADTHHKQNIVVMMPYSDRLQSFAAWFAQLWAESLGKARGVDGSAVHTGQTPVAAVGATDQHSQLQLYAEGPADKVIVMLRVEDHGRELPVPSAYADLESIGYLGGTGLGQLLNLEQQATELALVKQQRPVITVTVPQINAFTLGQLFYLFEAAVVFAGGLYRINPLDQPGVEESKRFTYGLVGRKGFEAKRAEVEAWRARKRGDYVL